In the genome of Microbacterium paraoxydans, the window CGCTGAGCCCGGTCGAGGAACTCATGCGTCAGGCCGTCCCCGCCTCGATCTACACGGGACCGGAGGACGCGGTCGCCGACTCCCGCATCCCGGTCGCCGCGTCGGAGACGGAGGCGCTGGCCGAGCTGCGTGCCCTCGCCGCGCGGAACACGGTGAACCGCTCGATGATCGGCCTCGGATACTACGGCACCGTCACGCCGCAGGTCATCCAGCGCAACGTCCTCGAGAACCCGTCCTGGTACACGGCCTACACGCCGTACCAGCCCGAGATCTCGCAGGGGCGCCTCGAAGCGCTGATCAACTTCCAGACGATGGTGTCCGAGCTCACCGGCCTCACCACCGCGAACGCGTCGATGCTCGACGAGTCCACCGCGGTCGTGGAGGCGATGCTGCTCGCGCGCCGGGCCGCGAAGACCTCCTCGAACGTCTTCGCGGTGGACGCGGATGCGCTGCCGCAGACGAAGGCCATGCTCGCGTCCCGGGCCGAGGCGCTCGGCATCGAGCTCGTCACGGTCGACTTCGCGGCGGGGGAGGAGCTCCCCGCCGAGCTCTTCGGCGTTTTCGTGCAGTATCCGGGGGCTTCGGGCCGCGTATGGGATCCGTCCGCGGTGTTCGACGCCGCGCACGTCGCCGGCGCGCTCGCCGTCGCGGCCGCCGACCTGCTCGCGCTGACGCTCCTCACCGCGCCCGGCACCCTCGGGGCCGACGTGGCCGTGGGCACGACGCAGCGCTTCGGCGTGCCGATGGGCTTCGGCGGCCCGCACGCCGGCTACATGGCCGTGCGCGCAGGCCTGGAGCGGCAGCTGCCCGGACGCCTCGTCGGCGTCTCCGTCGACGCCGAAGGCAAGCCGGCCTACCGTCTCTCGCTGCAGACCCGGGAGCAGCACATCCGCCGCGAGAAGGCGACGTCGAACATCTGCACCGCCCAGGTGCTCCTCGCCGTGATGGCGTCGATGTACGCGGTCTATCACGGCCCGGACGGGCTTCGCGAGATCGCCCGCGACGTCGCCGCCAAGGCGGCCCTGCTGCGCGACTGGCTCGTCGAGGCCGGCGCCGAGGTCGTCCATGAGCACTTCTTCGACACGCTGACCGTGCGCGTCCCGGGCCGGGCGGCGGAGTACGCCGACCAGGCGCGAGGCGGCTACGGCATCCTCCTGCGGGTCGCCGACGCCGACACGATCGGCATCGCGGTCGACGAGACGACCACGGTGGCCGAGCTGCACCAGGTCGCGCAGGTCTTCGGCGGGAAGCAGGAGCGCGCCTTCGGCTTCGGCCTCGGCGACGCGGACGCGCTGCCGGACGCCCTCCGCCGCGAAGACGAGTACCTCACGCACCCGGTGTTCCACAGCCACCGCAGCGAGACCGCCATGATGCGGTATCTGAAGAGCCTGTCCGACCGGGACTACGCCCTCGACCGCGGCATGATCCCGCTCGGCTCGTGCACGATGAAGCTCAACGCCGCCACGGAGATGGCCGCCATCACGTGGCCGGAGTTCGCGGGAATCCACCCGT includes:
- the gcvP gene encoding aminomethyl-transferring glycine dehydrogenase, translated to MLDALGLGSVDSGTLSPVEELMRQAVPASIYTGPEDAVADSRIPVAASETEALAELRALAARNTVNRSMIGLGYYGTVTPQVIQRNVLENPSWYTAYTPYQPEISQGRLEALINFQTMVSELTGLTTANASMLDESTAVVEAMLLARRAAKTSSNVFAVDADALPQTKAMLASRAEALGIELVTVDFAAGEELPAELFGVFVQYPGASGRVWDPSAVFDAAHVAGALAVAAADLLALTLLTAPGTLGADVAVGTTQRFGVPMGFGGPHAGYMAVRAGLERQLPGRLVGVSVDAEGKPAYRLSLQTREQHIRREKATSNICTAQVLLAVMASMYAVYHGPDGLREIARDVAAKAALLRDWLVEAGAEVVHEHFFDTLTVRVPGRAAEYADQARGGYGILLRVADADTIGIAVDETTTVAELHQVAQVFGGKQERAFGFGLGDADALPDALRREDEYLTHPVFHSHRSETAMMRYLKSLSDRDYALDRGMIPLGSCTMKLNAATEMAAITWPEFAGIHPFAPEADVRGYLELIDQLEGWLAEITGYDAVSLQPNAGSQGELAGLLAIRGYHRANGDDHRIVCLIPSSAHGTNAASAVLAGMKVVVVASDALGNVDLDDLRAKIAQHADDLAALMITYPSTHGVYEEQVVEITGAVHAAGGQVYVDGANLNALLGYARFGDLGGDVSHLNLHKTFAIPHGGGGPGIGPVAAKAHLAPYLPSHPLAQRAEHFGGHTFEGAVISAAPYGSAGILPISWAYVRMMGAEGLRRATAAAVLSANYIAERLGGHFPVLYTGENGRVAHECILDLRPLKEATGISVDDVAKRLIDYGFHAPTMSFPVAGTLMVEPTESEDLDEIERFIEAMIMIKAEADAVAAGRWPADDNPLVHAPHTAVSLIAGEWAHAYTREEAAYPVRSLVAAKYWPPVRRIDQAYGDRNLVCACPPIEAFA